Proteins co-encoded in one Corylus avellana chromosome ca9, CavTom2PMs-1.0 genomic window:
- the LOC132192287 gene encoding monodehydroascorbate reductase, seedling isozyme: protein MAEKSFKYVIVGGGVAAGYAAREFAKQGLKPGELAIISKEAVAPYERPALSKAYLFPESPARLPGFHVCVGSGGERLLPEWYKEKGIELILRTEIVKADLAAKILISAAGETFKYQILIIATGSSVIRLTDFGVQGADAKNIFYLREIDDADKLIEAFKAKKNGKAVIVGGGYIGLELGAVLQMNNFDVSMVYPEPWCMPRLFTSEIAAFYEGYYKNKGIKIIKGTVAVGFTSDSNGEVKEVKLKDGRVLEADIVVVGVGGRPLTTLFKGQVEEEKGGIKTDASFKTSVTGVYAVGDVATFPLKLYNELRRVEHVDHARKSAEQAVKAVKASEEGKTVEEYDYLPFFYSRSFDLSWQFYGDNVGDTVLFGDNNPASPKPKFGTYWIKDGKVIGAFLEGGTPEENKAIAKVAKVQPPVENPDLLTKEGLSFAAKI from the exons ATGGCAGAGAAGAGCTTCAAGTACGTGATCGTCGGTGGCGGTGTCGCAGCT GGATATGCAGCTAGGGAGTTTGCCAAACAGGGCCTTAAACCAGGCGAGCTGGCGATCATTTCCAAGGAGGCG GTGGCTCCTTATGAACGTCCAGCACTAAGCAAGGCTTACCTTTTCCCCGAGT CTCCTGCTAGACTCCCAGGGTTCCATGTCTGTGTCGGAAGTGGAGGAGAGAGATTGCTACCTGAGTGGTACAAAGAGAAAG GAATAGAGTTGATCCTAAGGACAGAAATAGTAAAAGCAGATCTTGCTGCCAAAATTCTAATAAGCGCTGCTGGAGAAACTTTCAAGTATCAGATTTTGATTATTGCAACTGGTTCAAGT GTTATCAGGTTGACAGACTTTGGTGTGCAAGGAGCAGATGCCAAAAACATCTTCTACTTGAGAGAAATTGATGATGCTGATAAACTTATAGAAGCTTTCAAAGCAAAGAAGAACGGGAAGGCTGTGATTGTTGGAGGAGGATACATTGGTCTTGAGCTTGGCGCAGTTTTGCAAATGAACAATTTTGATGTCAGCATGGTCTACCCTGAGCCATGGTGCA TGCCTCGGCTTTTCACTTCTGAAATAGCTGCTTTCTATGAGGGTTActataaaaataaaggaatcAAAATTATTAAGGGAACAGTTGCCGTTGGATTTACTTCTGATTCAAATGGAGAG GTAAAGGAAGTGAAACTTAAGGATGGCAGGGTGCTTGAAGCTGACAttgttgttgttggtgttgGGGGAAGGCCCCTTACAACATTATTCAAAGGTCAGGTTGAAGAGGAGAAAGGCGGCATTAAG ACTGATGCGTCCTTTAAAACAAGTGTTACTGGCGTATATGCTGTTGGCGATGTGGCTACTTTCCCTTTGAAATTGTACAATGAATTGAGAAGAGTTGAGCATGTTGACCATGCACGCAAATCTGCTGAGCAGGCTGTGAAG GCCGTTAAGGCAAGTGAGGAGGGGAAGACTGTTGAGGAGTATGACTACCTTCCATTCTTCTATTCTCGCTCATTTGATCTGTCATGGCAATTCTATGGCGACAATGTTGGTGACACTGTGCTATTCGGAGACAACAATCCAGCATCACCAAAGCCCAAGTTTGGAACGTACTGGATCAAAGATGGGAAGGTCATTGGAGCTTTCCTAGAGGGTGGGACTCCAGAGGAAAACAAGGCTATAGCCAAAGTTGCAAAGGTTCAACCTCCTGTTGAGAATCCTGATCTGCTCACAAAAGAGGGTCTTTCCTTTGCTGCTAAGATTTAA
- the LOC132162136 gene encoding large ribosomal subunit protein P2B-like: MKVIAAYLLAVLGGNTSPSAEDIRNILASVGAEADNDHRIEYFISQVEGKDMAELIAAGREKLVSVSSACSAAVTVPATTADVGAAAAEPNKEEKVEEEEEEEGEEEDMLFSIFD, translated from the exons ATGAAGGTGATCGCTGCGTATTTGCTGGCTGTTTTGGGAGGGAACACAAGCCCCTCCGCTGAAGATATCAGGAACATTCTTGCCTCCg TTGGAGCTGAAGCTGATAATGATCATAGGATTGAGTATTTTATTTCGCAAGTTGAGGGCAAAGACATGGCAGAACTTATTGCTGCAGGGCGGGAGAAGTTAGTCTCAGTGTCTTCTGCTTGTAGTGCCGCAGTAACCGTCCCTGCAACCACCGCTGATGTTGGTGCTGCTGCTGCTGAGCCAAACAAAGAGGAAaaggtggaggaggaggaggaagaagaaggagaagaagaa GATATGCTGTTCAGTATCTTTGATTAA
- the LOC132192292 gene encoding IQ domain-containing protein IQM3-like, producing MEVHPQTISTFELQSKPTPFPSYPLDELDISSSSDLVSHDAFRSPDTPESPSMGTQKPDGSDSQNAIVEPPPPKDGAHKCDGYGGYDDEPLKTDMKSTLPVDPTGKPCDAKAPVGAWSDRAAVKVQKVYRSYRTRRRLADSAVVAEELWWQAIDYARLNHSTISFFNFSKPESVASKWSRVCLNASKVGKGLSKDAKAQQLAFQHWIEAIDPRHRYGHSLHVYYEEWCKADAGQPFFYWLDVGDGKDLDLQHCPRPKLRQQSIKYLGPQERENYEYEVVEGKIFHKQTADPLDTIRGSEGVKWIFVMSTSKKLYAGRKKKGVFHHSSFLAGGATVAAGRLVAEQGILKSISPYSGHYRPTDDRLDSILSLLKENGVNLNEVKIYKANEDSDSYDDNKLNGGGASVEVLTNSETQKLESPDKEEKTPSSESTEVPQTEAKNNYQRTLSGGLQSPRAEVPKSAILLRINSKKALKSYQLGNQLSLKWSTGAGPRIGCVADYPVEVRVQALEMTNLSPRFPPTPSSFRRMAGLASPTASPTTHPGSDINKGDGTHHD from the exons ATGGAGGTTCATCCTCAGACCATCTCAACCTTCGAGCTCCAGTCAAAGCCTACCCCATTTCCTTCTTACCCTCTCGACGAACTGGACATCTCCTCCTCCTCAGACCTCGTTTCCCACGACGCCTTCCGGAGCCCCGACACGCCCGAATCACCCTCCATGGGCACTCAGAAACCAGACGGGTCGGACTCTCAGAACGCCATCGTCGAACCTCCGCCGCCGAAAGACGGTGCTCATAAATGCGATGGCTACGGTGGATACGACGACGAGCCGCTGAAGACCGACATGAAATCAACGCTGCCGGTGGACCCCACCGGGAAGCCGTGTGATGCGAAAGCGCCGGTGGGGGCGTGGTCGGATAGAGCGGCGGTGAAGGTGCAGAAGGTGTACCGGAGTTATCGAACCCGGCGCAGGTTAGCGGACTCCGCGGTTGTCGCCGAAGAGCTCTG GTGGCAAGCTATAGACTATGCTAGGCTGAACCACAGTACGAtctctttcttcaatttctcaAAGCCCGAGAGTGTGGCTTCCAAGTGGAGTCGTGTTTGCTTGAATGCTTCTAAG GTGGGCAAGGGTTTGTCCAAAGACGCCAAAGCACAACAATTGGCTTTTCAGCATTGGATTGAAGCT ATTGATCCCCGGCATCGATATGGGCATAGCTTGCATGTATACTACGAAGAGTGGTGCAAAGCGGATGCTGGACAGCCATTTTTCTATTG GTTGGATGTAGGAGACGGGAAAGACCTTGATCTCCAACACTGCCCAAGACCAAAGCTGCGACAACAAAGCATCAAGTATCTTGGCCCT CAAGAGAGGGAAAATTATGAATATGAAGTTGTCGAAGGGAAaatatttcacaaacaaaccGCAGATCCCCTTGATACAATCAGAGGGTCAGAAGGGGTGAAGTGGATATTCGTAATGAGTACCTCCAAGAAACTCTATGCTGGTCGg aaaaagaaaggagTGTTCCATCATTCGAGCTTCTTGGCTGGAGGAGCCACAGTAGCTGCTGGAAGGCTAGTGGCAGAGCAGGGAATTCTTAAG TCCATCTCTCCATATAGTGGACATTATCGGCCAACAGATGACAGGCTTGACAGCATTTTATCCCTACTCAAGGAAAACGGAGTGAACCTTAATGAAGTTAAG ATATACAAAGCGAATGAAGATTCTGATAGCTATGATGATAACAAACTGAATGGAGGTGGGGCTTCAGTTGAAGTTTTGACAAACTCAGAAACTCAGAAACTTGAAAGTCCAGATAAAGAGGAGAAAACACCATCCTCAGAATCAACTGAAGTCCCTCAAACTGAAGCCAAAAACAATTACCAAAGGACTTTATCAGGTGGTCTCCAGAGCCCGAGAGCTGAGGTGCCTAAGAGTGCAATATTGCTACGAATCAATTCCAAGAAGGCATTAAAATCTTACCAATTAGGGAATCAGCTGTCACTCAAGTGGTCAACTGGAGCTGGACCAAGAATTGGTTGTGTTGCTGACTACCCTGTGGAGGTGAGAGTACAGGCCTTGGAGATGACTAACCTGTCTCCAAGATTTCCACCCACACCATCATCCTTCAGAAGAATGGCTGGTCTTGCATCACCAACCGCATCACCCACAACTCACCCTGGATCGGATATCAACAAGGGTGATGGGACTCATCATGACTGA